GTAGTCTTTGGTTGAGAAAGGGGGTGACATCCAGTTGGGAAATGTTTATACTGGTTGTTTTTTTGGAGAAAGTCCAAATTACTATCTCCAACTATGATAAAAGTCGATCTATGGATGGACCGATCGACCAccgaggagaggaggaagagcaaCTCTGAATCCAACTGGGGACACGGACACGGTGGTTGTCGATCATCTGATGCCAGATCGAGGCATCACAGCCTGGTGGTTGCAGCAGCGAGCTTGATCGATAAAGCGTGCACACTGCGACGTAGACCTTGTCTGTACTGCCGGAAATTCAGGGGAACTGAACGATCGCCGTCGCATGGAATGCGAGACATGGATCTCGCGCCCACGGTTGTACGTATACGTTACGTTCAGCAATCGGCGTACTACTACTAGTACCAGGAGTGAGCATACTAATCATCAATGCGTTTTTTTGCCTTAATATATTATATATTGCTGCTCAAGATGAGATCGACTAGCTGATGAACGTGTCCATAGATATTGattagtgtgtgtgtggggggggggggggggatggttGTGATTCCATTAACTCCCCGATGATGCTCAAGTAGCACCTAATACTAGTAGTACAATGCAGCAAACCACTTTTTGTGAGTTGTGATCAGGGTTTTtttccgaccggtccggtcaaaccgccgccctccggtagcaaTTTATCGGACCGGTTAGTCCGGaaaccggtggaattcaaaaccaaattcaaaagcgtctgttcaaccggttccgaccagTTTACCGGCTGATTTGATCAGTTTACCAAGTGGCCCTTAATGGACCGTcctattttttccttttcttttttggtttaacttcaaatatccacaaagtatactaaatgaacgaatttttgagaaaatttgacaccattacattcgtcgcaccttgaagtatttttagaaattttttgagaatttttcattttttaaattcaaatttgaattttgaattggaGCTGGCttgataccggcccaaaccgtaaccggcccggaccggtttgaccggtaaccggtcaaaccggaccggttctcACTGGTTTCGTTAACCCTGGTTGTGATATGACCGGCAAGTTACTGGTTTCATAGGGTAAGTATATTGATCTAGTCTAATAGGCAGCGTTATGCATTGCCATTTCATCTTGAGACTGTGTAACAGACAATATATAAAATGGGTTGCCTTATAAGTTGTCTCATGGTAAATGCATAATTCCATAATTTGTGCATGAAAAATATATTATTGTGAGTTGCATGCCAACAATAACTCGTAAAATGGTGAGAAAATAGTCTTGTAGTTCTAAAATTTTGACTTTGAAGCAGCTCTCTTGCGAAACAACCATCTtgttctctcctctctctctcttggtcGCCTAATAAAAAAATCCTACATGAACTTGCATAAGACGACCTATGCCACTGCAGACGTGTAGCAATATATTTGTCGATGTTGTTCTTATATATTATCATAGATATACATAAGAAAATTAATAATCCATATAAGTTGTATTATTCCTCTTATTTAAGAGAGGAGAAAGTAAAAGATGTGCAGGTAGACTGTCCGTGTGCTGTTTTGTTCCAAAAGTCTGACGAAGCAGAAATATTCAAACGAGAGAGAGCCATATATGGTTGTCTCGCACGGTATCTTGTCCATAAATGCTGCCCTGTTAACTAGCCGTTGCTGCCTCGTCTCGCCCGATTATATTTGCACGGTGACAGTCAAAAGATATGAAAGGGACAACCGAAATGGAATTTCTCAGAGTTTGCGAAGGTCGCATAATATATCATACGCCCACATGGCCACATGGGGACAAGTCAaaacttttttttaataaaacaaACAAACGCTTCTTCATCCACCTCGCAGCTGCTTGAGTTGACACCAGAATGATCGCGCCTCTTCACGAGTACGCCTGTgttttagatccgtaaaatagtggtaaaaagaTCACATCGGACATTGTAGCATAATAtagtatttttcgtttgtttgtggtaattgtttttctatcatgacctaactagacttaaaaaattcgtctcgccgtgtacatcaaaactatacaattagttttttttattcacTTACATTTAATACTCAATGCATGAgtcaaaagatttgatgtgatagttgaatagtgaagtttggaaagagaaattttggaactaaacacatccTTAAAAAAATACTGCAAAATCCACTTGCTCCTCGATGCACTTTCTGTCTCGGCAACGCTCGCAACCCCTGCGCCTCTGCACTGAGAGTCCGAAACGAAACGAACCGTCAGCGGCAGACTGTTGGTGTGCAGGCTAGCTTTCAGTTGCGGTCTTTACCGTTCTGATGAAACGCAGGAGCTGCCACTAGCTTAATCGCACAACTAATCTCTGGACGGAAAGAAGCATGGATCCCTTGATCCTGCAATTTCAGGCCCATTAATTACTCGACGTGACGGAGCTGTAGCCTGTACGTACGTTGGGCATCGCGTGATGATCTCTCATGATCTCTCTGCTAGTGCTAGCTTCTTCCACACGGCCGGccaggccgccggccgggccaaCCCGCCTCACATCACCACCTGCTCGATCCCCATGCCCTGCTGAGGTGGGAAGAGAGAATACATAAATACGGCGCCATgttcttcccttcccttccctccctcccttctctcctccccCGCCACTCACTGAGTAATTGCCTACCTGCAGCGCCACCGTCCACCGGCACGGCaccgccctctctctctctctctctctctctctctctctctctctctgaaccATCCAAGATCGCTCATTCACTCTGCACCAGTGAGGCAGTCACCAGCTCACCACTGACCGATCCGTCTGTTCAAAATACTTCACCGCCGAAgcggccgggcgggcggcgaTGGGGAGGAAGGGTGGTCTCGCCTCCATCTTCTCCTCCAAGCCCAAGCCCGACGACTcgccctccgcgccgtggccgtggccgtccTGCGCGGCCAATCCGCAGACCGCCTCCTTCCGCGgcccggggcgccgccgccacgccgacgACGACAGGCCCTGCACCACGGGCTCctccgaccccgccgccgggaGGCTTCGCCCGCCGCGCAaggccgcggcgtgcggcgacgAGATGTACAAGACGGTCAACTCAGTCTACTTCGACGACGCCGCCGACTCCTGCAGCTTCTTcttcgacgacgacggcgcctgGGACGCGGCGGTGGATGACCTGGACCTGGACGACGGGAGCTTCTCCACGACCACCGCGTCGGAGGAGTGGTCGGAGGCCGTGATCCGCAGCCTCGGGCGGACCTCCACCGACCGCTTCTTCTTCGACGTGGGCcctgcggcgccggcgtcgaactccatcctcgccgcctcgccgtctcACGGCAGCAGGACGACGGCTCGGGCActagcgccgccggcgcccgaggCGCCCGCCAAGCAGCAGTTGctggcgtccgcggcggcgccggcaccgtccgacgacgaccaGGGCGCGGACTCCgactcggaggaggacgagccgccgccgccgcagtcgacGTCGCTGGTGGAGAGCGTGGCAGTGGCGCTGGACTcggaggacccgttccgcgactTCCGCGCGTCCATGGCGGACATGGTGGCCGCGCACGGGCTCCGCGACTGGGCGCAGCTCCAGGAGATGCTGCTCTGGTACCTCCGGATCAACGGCAAGCACAACCACGCGCTCATCGTCGGCGCCTTCGTCGACCTGCTCGTCGGATTCGCCGCCAGCagcggcgcgtgcgcgtgcgcgtcccACTCCCACACCACGAcggcgacgatgacgacgacgacgaccacgaCGACGTCGGCGTgcagcaccagcaccaccagcagcagctccagcgctagcagcggcgacggcgatgtTACTGCCGCTGCGACCAGCACGCCCCTGTGGGAGCAATGCGGCGTCGGGAACGCCGGGGCGTCGTCTGAtctggaagaggaggaggacgagaagGCAAACAAGTGCTAGTACCTCGGATCAACCAGGAGCCTGATACAATCATCCAACTTAGATGCGAGAATGGGGTAGCTTCAAATTAACCCAGCAGTAATTCCATCGTGTATTGTGACTAAATACGTTTTATCATTTTTCTTCCCTGGTTAAACTAaactttcctttctctttttttcccctttgttTTGGAGTAGTTGTTCGTACtttagtagtagtagtagtaggttGGAGGGATATAATTGTAACGTGGTGACTGTGATGGTGGCAGACCGTTGTCACTTGATCTCTTTCAGTGGTAGCTAGCTTAAAGAACAATGCAAAATTGCACATATACACTCCTGCATAATACCATGCTTAGCTTCTAATTCGAGTACCATATGCATCTTTGGCTGCTCTTGTCGCCGTTACGAACCTGTCGGGTCACCATGGGCCATGGCGTCTCTACTACAGCAGATCTCTCTCTGTCTGAATCTGAACCTGTGCAAGCAAATTAAGTGGCGATCGGCTCCCTCACCGAACGTATCCTAATATGATCATCGACAGGTGGGTGCATCGGAACTGAAACATACCATCCCTGCTGGATGACATCATAGCCATCCGTGCATTCCTGTTGGATGACGGTGTACCGGCAGCAGCATGCGGCCCGGCTGGCCGCCGCACCGACCGAccgcgcgtcggcgtcggcgtccatGCATATCGCCGCCTGTTTCCCGCGCGCCGTGCTGCGGCGTGGGACGTGGCTCTGTTGCGGCTCGGTATGTACACGCGGGCGGGCGTACACCGACGGCGACCGGCCGGTAGAGGTTGGTAGGAGGAGCTGCATGCACCACGCGGATCGCGGTCTCCGTCGCCCGTCCGTCCCTTTCGTTCCCGGCGACGGGATCGGACATGCTCCTACTCCGCTTCAATTCCGGACAGCGGCACATATATAGTTTAATCACTCACCCAATGATGGCGTGGTTAGGAGCTGATGATGAGTAAATATTAGGGCACGGAGCACGGCCTTTGCGTGTACTCCTCAACGCCTGTACGGCCACCGGTCACCGTGGAAATTGAaggtaagagcaactccagcagaccCTCTAAACATCATTCTATCCCAAATTTAGAGGGCTAAGTCAAAAAAATTCCTCCTCCACCCTCTATTCTTAAGGGGTCTCTAGGGAGCCCTCTGAGATTGAGGGCTATTGTTGGAGTTGAAACAAATTTAGAAGCCCCTAAAAAATAGAGGCAGCCCCTATTTAACATTTTGAGGGTCTGATTTAGGTGCTATTGTTGGAGATGTTCTAAGGCAGACAACAGATGCGCGGTGGTGTAAATCGGTGAtttttaggtgcacctccaacctctttagttcaaatatttatattaattttttaaaatagaatcttattttgaagaagtaaatacaaatatttgaactaagGACAGGATGGGAAATGCACCTGCATGGCaggtcctcgtcgtcctcgtgaGGCCGAGGCCGGGCTCCCCGACCCCGCCCTCCGATCTGAAATTTGATCGGCTCATAAATGctcggcagcagcaggtgaTCCATCGATCAGTCGAGCGCTAgcgtttctttcttttcttgctGCTCATGGATTGGGCCGGAGAGCCATGTACTACGACATACGCGCGCATCCGTACGTGGCCTACTGGCCTGCGAGGTCGGTCGATCTTCTCTTGAGCTCGCCGCTGGCGGTTTAAATTTCTACCGCGCCGGCACCACGTAGGTGCGGTACGGCGGCGTACAGGTGACGTACGAGTCGATTGGGCATGGAGAGACAGTGGTAGAGCACGTACGTATAGCTACAAGTAAAGCGCCGTGCCGCTGCTGTAGCCGGCACGACAAACAAGTACCATGCATGCGAATCGatcttttgttgcgttgcaATGCCGGTGCAGCGCTGGATTGGTTTTGGATGGATGGTCCCGGACTCCCGGTGCGTTCCCAACTTTTGAAATTGAACATCTCAAGAGGATCCGCGGGTCCATGCATGTCCGGCCGGCGAGACCGTGCACCGTGCGGTCCCTTGCTTTTATTACTAACTAGTATTTTTTTAAATCAAAGCAAGAATTGTATTATATCAAAGCTGAGTATATCATCGAGTTGCACACAACACGCTCAAAGTACTCACACACTAAGCACAACTCCAAATCTCAACCCCAAACCcgtgtaaaaaaaaatcaaatagaaGGTCACACCGGCATATACTCAGCAAGCAAGCCAAGAATAAGTGCCCAAAGAACGGCGACCAACATCCCTGTAGGCTGGAACGAGcacaatcttcttcttccttcttgcgtctttcttcttcctctttctgCCACCGATGAAGAAGAGAGACCGATCCCAATCTATCTGATTCAAGACTGATCGACATCAGTTTGGGGGGACATACTTATTCTCACAACTCTTTCACGGTGGTTGGATTTAACCACGACAAAATAGAAAAGTGGCCGGAGAAAATTATTCCATGATGACGAAAGAATCCCGCCTCAATGGCGCCATCTTGAAACCTAATTCTCCATACTGTCGGCCTAAtggttggatggatggatggatggtccAGATGTTAATAACAAAGGTCGATCACAACCGTTTTTCGAATTGACCACGATATATAGATGTTGCTAGCGTGTGGTACGTGCAACGACAAAGTGCCATGATGTGCACCCAcgtgtaggggtggtaatgggccatggccctagtggcctcttcacagttCTACAAGGcctttaaattatttagttcaaaattgtataaaattaaagcccggcccttagattttctagtccAAAAatttgggccctttaccactcCTACCCACGTGTACAACATCCATGTCGGTGCCCTTGGGTTGGATGATGCATGGCCCGACTGTTTTTGATTTTCAAACTTTTGAAATGAAACTAGGAAACCCGTGCATTCATCATTCATGCATGCCCAGCACCCGTACGAATTATATGCCAATTTGTACGTCATGCATGCATCGTCCACAGCAAAAGTCAAAATCATTTTGAATTTTTTGTGCATGCGTGAAAACTTGGGATTCAAACTAGAAATAAGCACCACGTGCTCGTATTGCCCGGAACGAAATGGCGAGACAGCCCTTATTATATAGGAGTACTATTTTTCCGATCCCCGTGCAGAGGGCAATGCAAGACAGCGAGTGCAGCACAGTAGGGGGCAGAGGAGTAATTGCCCGATTAGGCTGCGTGTGTTTGAGTGAGAGCAGCACTGCCATCGCCTGAGTTGCATCGGATTTAGGGCGTTGAGCCTCCCAAGAACGGCGGCTGACAACACATTATTATTGTCGATCAGCAGCTTGCTTGTAAAAAGCATCGGTCCGGTGGCGCATTTAGGCTCTCCGCACCCGTTACTGGATGTGAAACGCAAAGCTATCTTTCCGTTCCACTTTAGCGGAAAAAAAACACCGGCAGCGGGTATTGCCACCGGGTCCGCTCCGGTTCCGGAGGACCTACCGTCCGCCATTCCCAGGGTTGTACGGCACCTCCGCTACTGTCCGTGCCGGCCCCACCTCACCTCTGCCTGTGCGCGCCGCAACTGTcaagcctccgccgccgcgacaGACAGAGAGGGAGTACTGAGCCGCCGCGGATGCCACGCGCTGCCCGCGGCGCGCTCGCTGCCTGCCGCGCGAGGACCTCCGCCGCTGCGCCCCGCgagggcctccgccgcgccgccgtggccaaaCTCGAGGCCGTGCCGCCGTCCTCCCTTGCTCTGcatgctcgccggccggccgcccttGCTCTCGTGCGCGGCGCCTCCACGCCGTACAGCACCGCGGCtccggggagggaggaggggaggggcggcgcggcgcggccagggaGTGAGGAGGGGGGGCGCCGCGCGGAGCTGACGCCGCGTGGGCCGTTCGCAGCACTGCTCCACCCTgtgcccgtgccgccgccgccgaacagAGAGGCCTCGGCGAGGGACGAGGAGGGATCCGGCCCGCTACCACCAGCTCCGGGCGCCGCGGCTCCGGA
The genomic region above belongs to Panicum virgatum strain AP13 chromosome 8N, P.virgatum_v5, whole genome shotgun sequence and contains:
- the LOC120684391 gene encoding transcription repressor OFP13-like; this encodes MGRKGGLASIFSSKPKPDDSPSAPWPWPSCAANPQTASFRGPGRRRHADDDRPCTTGSSDPAAGRLRPPRKAAACGDEMYKTVNSVYFDDAADSCSFFFDDDGAWDAAVDDLDLDDGSFSTTTASEEWSEAVIRSLGRTSTDRFFFDVGPAAPASNSILAASPSHGSRTTARALAPPAPEAPAKQQLLASAAAPAPSDDDQGADSDSEEDEPPPPQSTSLVESVAVALDSEDPFRDFRASMADMVAAHGLRDWAQLQEMLLWYLRINGKHNHALIVGAFVDLLVGFAASSGACACASHSHTTTATMTTTTTTTTSACSTSTTSSSSSASSGDGDVTAAATSTPLWEQCGVGNAGASSDLEEEEDEKANKC